AATATTGTACGCGCAATTAGAGAAAACAGCTATCCGGTTGATACGGTTATGGCAATCAGCACTGACAAAGCGTGCAAGCCGATAAACGTCATGGGGATGACCAAATCGATCCAGGAACGAATCGTTACCTCGGCAAATATCATCAACCCAAAAACCCGTTTTATTTGTGTGCGTTACGGCAATGTTCTCGCTTCACGGGGTTCGGTTATCCCGCTGTTTCATGATCAGATCAGAAATGGCGGCCCGGTGACGCTGACTGTTCCGGATATGACACGCTTTCTTTTAAGCCTGGACCAGGCGGTTGATACAGTCTTCACTGCGTTGCGTGAGGCAAAACGGGGTGAAACCTATGTTCCCAGGGCCCCCTCGGCCACGGTGATAAACATGGCAAAAGCGTTGATCGGCGATAGAAACATAGAGATAAAAGTGACCGGCATCCGCCCCGGAGAAAAAATGCATGAAATAATGGTTTCAGAAGAAGAGGCCAATCATTGTGTGAAACGCGGGGATTATTTTTCTATTTTACCTATGCTGCCGGAACTGCTGGATGACAGTGCAAAAGAACCCAATGCACTTGACTCAGAATTCAGTTCAGCGGATACGCTTCTTGGCTTTGAAGACACCATTGATTTGCTGAAAAAAAATAAGTTGATGGTTGAGGATGTTGAATCAAATAATGGGGAACTGCTCCGCTAATTTTGATGGCGTCGTAAAAAGTCGCATCTACTGCGTTGCAGCG
This region of Thermodesulfobacteriota bacterium genomic DNA includes:
- a CDS encoding polysaccharide biosynthesis protein, whose product is MIFEGKIILVTGGTGSMGKTFVRRVLTGELGTPKKVIVFSRDEAKQHDMRMSYLNKIVATDEVIYRNFMSTLEFRIGDVRSYADVCSAVKPADIVVNAAALKQVPACEYFPTQAVLTNCMGAANIVRAIRENSYPVDTVMAISTDKACKPINVMGMTKSIQERIVTSANIINPKTRFICVRYGNVLASRGSVIPLFHDQIRNGGPVTLTVPDMTRFLLSLDQAVDTVFTALREAKRGETYVPRAPSATVINMAKALIGDRNIEIKVTGIRPGEKMHEIMVSEEEANHCVKRGDYFSILPMLPELLDDSAKEPNALDSEFSSADTLLGFEDTIDLLKKNKLMVEDVESNNGELLR